The following is a genomic window from Rhizobium sp. 11515TR.
ATGACCGCGCTTCTCGATATGCTCCGTTCGACGCGTACGGCCTAGCTCGAAGCCATGATTTCCTGCCAGGCGCCATAGGCGGAAAGCACTGTTTCCATCTGCGCGGTATGGCCGGCGATAAATGCGTCGCCGTAAATGGTCTCATCCGGATATTCGGTGATCAAGGTGATGGGCACCGTATGGCGGTCGTCGATATTGGCGAGACAGGGGAAGCCATTGACGATGCGGAAGCCTGTTTCGCCAGCATGGGTTTCGTAGAGCGCGATCTGGCGGTCGTTATAATCCAGCAGACCGGGGATGGTGCCGAGGTGCCTGGTCACCTTATCGAGAAGTTGCTCGGCCTGAGCCGCCCAGCCGGAATGATAGCGGGCAATCAGAAAAAAGCCCTTCGGCAGCGTCCACATGGCGAAATTGCGCGGGACATAACCGGAGAGTGGGCGTGTCCACTCATGCGCGGGATAGCCATGCAGGTTGATGTGCAGCCGTGCGCCGGTCAGCTTTTCCGCCTGGAAGCGGATTTTCTTTTCAAAGAGATGGGAGCCGGCAGTCTCTTCGGTCCGATATTCGAGATCGTCGCCGAGCGCGGTGTAGCGGGCGGCATGATACATGTGCCGCGGGCTGTCGGTGCGCAGGCGCTGATGAAGGGCGTAACCGTCGGGATTTTCGAGCGGCGAGATAGTGAAATGCGCGCCTTCGATCTTGGCAAGCCGACGGGCCGCACGCAAGGCACCCGCACCCCCGGTCGTCTCGTTGGCGTGCTGTCCACCGCTGATCATCACGGCCGCGTTGCTGCCCTTGACGTAGCGCGCTCGAACTGTGCGGCCAGAGCGGGTAGCAGCTTCAAAGGGTTCGCCGCCAAGCTTGTCAAGCTCGGCCTCGATCTGCTGTACGGCCAGAGGTTCGGTTGCCGTCTCGATCTGCTGTTCCGGGCCATCCCAGTAGCGAGTGGATAGCAGCTGCGTTTCGACTTTGACAGAGATTTGGCCAGAGGACTGCAGGATCTGCGGAACGATCTGCCCCGGCTTCAAACCGCGGTCGCCGAGCGGGCGGCTGGATTTCTTCTGGAAGAATTCGAGCAGCGAGAAATAGAAGTCCTCATGCAGCGCCTCGCGAAGGCTCATGACTTCGTCGCCGACGGGCAAGGCCTCGTCCAGCGCCGGCAGGGCAACGCGAATGTTCAATTCTTCGAAATAGGGCTCGCTTGTGCCCCAGTCGAAGTGTGTGACCGCGGCAATGGTCTCCTCGAAGAGTTGTTCATAGTCGGTGGCGAGCCGGTCGCCCGTCGCATTGCCATCCCGCAAGAGCCAGCCGGTCGGGGAAACGCTCGTTTCGCCGGCGGCATCGATATGGACGCGATTGGGCGCCAGCACCTTCAATTGGCGCTCTTCGCCGGCATTGCCTTTCAGCAGAACGCCATAATGAAAGTCACTGTCAGCTCTTGCAATAAAGGTGATCTCGCGATTTCCCACCATTGCCGCGAGCGGATAGGCTTCCAGACGGAAGCGGTTTTCCGGTGCGTTGGGATGAACCGGATAGCGGATCTCGATCGTATCCACATCATGCAGGTCGATGTCCTCGATGAAGGCATTGACCAGCGGCTTATAGGCGCTGCGAATGCGAGCGCTTATGCCTTTTTCCGCGAGCGCACGTTCAGCCTGCTGGCGGCTTTCCCTGTCATCGAAAGTCCACGCCTCGAAGTTCTGGCCAGGCTTGCCATCGGCGACAAGGCGCGACAGCGTGCGCTCAAAACGTCTCTCGAAAATCACGGTCATGATGTCTACCTTGTCGTTCTGCCGGTCGGGTCGAGGCTGTCGCGCAGCCAATCGCCGAGGAGATTGAGACCGAGCACGGTCAAAAGGATTGCGACGCCCGGGAAAAGGCTCACCCACCACGCCGTCTGCAGATAGGTGCGGCCATCGGCCAGCATGCCGCCCCAGCTCGGAATTGTCGGGTCGACACCCAGTCCGAGGAAGGTCAGGCTGCTTTCCAGGAGAATGTTGGTGGCGATGTTCAGCGTCATCAATACGATCACTGGACCGATGAGGTTTGGCAGCAGATGCTGGAAGATGATGCGCCAGTCTTTGACGCCGATCGCGCGCGCCGAGAGGATGAACTCGCGCTCACGCAGGCTCAGCACCGAACCGCGCACCAGGCGCGCATATTGCACCCATTGCGATGCGATCAGCAGAATGATGGTGTTGGTGAGGCTGCCGCCGACAATGGCGATGAAGGTGATCGCCAGAAGAATGAAGGGCATGGCAAGCTGGACGTCGGCAAAGCGCATCAGCAGCATATCCCAGATGCCGCGATAGTAGCCTGCGGCAAGCCCTACCAGCACGCCGACCACCACGCCGCCAATCACGGAGGTGAGGCCGACGGTCAGCGATATCTTGCCACCTGCGACGACGCGGGCCAGCACATCGCGGCCGAGCGGATCGGTGCCGAAGGGATGGGCGAGGCTGGAGAAGGGCCTTGCAAGCCTCGCCATCAGATCGATCTTTTCCGCGCCGCCTGGAAAAAGAATGTCGGAGAGCAGCACAGCAAGGCAAATGACAGCGGTGAGCAATGCGCCGAAGATAAATTCGAAATTGAGGAAGCGCGAGCGGCGTGAGATCGTGGCGGTCATCAGCGTTACTCCGTGCGGATACGGGGATCGACAAGGCCGTAGGCGATGTCGACGAGAAGGTTGACGCCGACGATGAACAGCGCCAGCACGGTGATCACGCCCTGCAAAACCGGGTAGTCGCGGGCGCCCACGGCATCGAATGCCAGCGTGCCGAGGCCGGGCCAGTTGAAGACGCGCTCGATGACGACGATGCCGCCGAGCAGCCCGCCGAACTGGATACCGAAATAGGTGATGAGCGGTATCGCGCAATTGCGCAGTGCGTGCTTGTAGAGCACCTTGATTTCGCTGAGGCCCTTGGCGCGCGCGACCATGATATATTGCGATTGCAGTGTTTCCAGCATGGCGGTGCGCACCAGGCGCACATTCGTCGCCGTCAGGATGACGCCCATGGTCACCGCCGGCATGACGTAGCTCGAAATTCCCACCATGCCGCTCGGCGGCAGCCAGCCGAGCGTGATGGAAAACAGGAGCACCATCATCAGCGCCAGCCAGAAATTCGGGAAGGAGAGGCCGAGCAGCGAGAGAACGCGGATGATCTGATCCGCCGCTTTGCCGCGTGCCGTCGCCGCCTTGATGCCGAGCGGGATGGAGATCGCGATCGATACAACCATGGAGATGAAGGCGAGCAGCAGCGTCGCGGGCAAGGCAGTGGCGATCAGCTGCGAGACCGGCGTGCTGCCTGTGAAGCTGCGACCGAAATTAAGCGTCAGCAGTCCTTTCAGGAAGTTAAAATACTGCACGAGGAAAGGTTGATCCGTGCCAAGGGCTGTGCGGATACAGGCCAGGTCGTCTTCGGTCATGCTGCCGCCGCCCTGAAACATCATCACGGCAGGGTCGCCGGTGAGACGGATGGCGAATGAGACGAGAAGGGTGATGGCAATCACGACGAAAATCGCCTGCAGCAATCGCTTGATGAGAAAACCGGCCACGTTCTTACCCCGAGAGCTTTCTAGTGACGCCGCCGACCGAGCCGGCGGCGTCTTGCTTGATGACTAGTCGACGGTGACTTCGTTCAGCTTGATGCGGGTATCAGGAGCGGGGGCGAAGCCTTTGACACGCTTGCTGACACCGTAGATCGCGTTGCTGTTGTAGAGCGGCAGTTCGAGCGCCTTGTCGGCGACGTATTTGCCGATGTCCTTCAGCACCTTTTCGCGCTCGGCGCGATCGGTGAGTGGGCGCTGCGATTCCAACAGCTTGTCCAGAGCGGCATCCTTTTCATAAGGGTTCCACTTTTCGCCGGAGTGATACATCGAATAGGCGGTGTTGTCGTAGTCGAACGTCCAGCCGCCCCATTTCTGCTGGAACATCGCGCCGGTCTTACCCTGCGGAATGATGTCGTTCAGCAGGACGTTGGTTTCATATGGCTTGATGGTGGCAGTGAGGCCGACCATCTGCAGATAGCTTGCCACGACCTGCGCCACCTCGTTCATGGTCGCGTCGTTGCCCCGAATGTCGATCTGCAATGCTGCGCCTGGCTTCACGCCGGCTTCGGCGAGCAGCTTCTTGGCGCCTGCCGGATCATAGGGAAGCGGCTTCAGATCGGCATCGTAACCGAAGGAAAGCGAATTCTGGAAGCTGACGATCTCGGTGCCCTGGCCCGCAAGGATCGACTTGACAATCGTGTCGCGATCGACGGCCATGATGATCGCTTTGCGCACGCGCGGATCGGCGGTAATGCCGTCGCGGGTGTTGAAGCGCAGCGAGTCCACGGTCGGGCCGGGAACGCTGGCGATTTCAAGCTTGGAATCGCCCTGGATGACCGGCAGCATACCAATCGGGATGGTCGGCGGGATGACGATATCGACGCGGCCGGCCTGAAGCTCGGCAACGGCCGTCGCCGGCTCGCTGATGAAGCGATATTCAAGCTCGGAGAGTTTCGGTGCGCCGCCCCAATAATCCGGGTTGGCGTCGAGCTTGATGTTCACCTTCGGCGTATAGGAGACGAATTTGAAGGCGCCGGTGCCGACCGGGTTGAGGTTGAAGTAATCCTCGCCCTTTTCCTTGATGTATTTCGGCGGAACGATCATCGCGCCATAGCCGGCAAGCTTCGTCAGCAGCACAGGGTCAGGCGTCTTCAGCTTCATGTCTACCGTGTAGTCGTCGATGATATCGATGCTTTCGATCGCGGTGTAGTTCGAGCGCTGCGGTCCCTTGGCGCCTTGTTCTCCGAGCAGGCGATCGAAGGTGAATTTCACCGCTTCGGCATTGAAGGGCTCGCCGTCATGGAACTTCACGTTATGACGCAGTTTGAAGCGGATGCGCTTGCCCTGGTCCAGTTCTTCCCAGGATTCGGCGAGGCCCGGTACCAGCTTGAGATCGGGGCCACGATAGGTGAGGCCATCGAAGATATTGGTCGAAACGGCAGCCCATGCCACCAGGAAGGTGTCGATCGGGTCCCAGCTGCCCGGATCTTGCGACGACGACACGGTGAGCTTGCCGGCCGCGAAAGCGGGAGCGGCGGTGATGGCAACGCTCGACATGACGAGTGCGATCAGAGCAGTCTTCAATCCCCATTTCATTCTTTTCATTGAACCTGTTTCCTCTTCAGATCGATGCGATGGTTGGTGGTCGTTCAGGCGCTCTTGGCGATGAAGTGGCCTGCGGTGATTTCCTCGTGAGCCAGGATCGGCGGCTCATCGCCGACACGGCGGACGGGATTGGGGATCTCGCCTTCCAGCAAGGTGGTTCTGCGCTCCTGCGTCGGATCGGCGATCGGCACGGCCGAGAGCAGGCGCTGCGTATAGGCGTGCATCGGTGTCTCGAAGACCTGGCGGCGGCTGCCAATCTCCATGATCTGGCCGAGATAGAGCACGGCAACGCGGTGGCTGATCTTCTCGACGACGGCCATGTCATGGCTGATGAACAGGTAGGCAAGCCCGCGTTCGGCCTGGAGATCCATCAGGAGATTGATGATCTGGGCCTGGATCGACACGTCGAGAGCGGAAAGCGCCTCGTCGGCAATGATGAGTTTGGGATCGGAAGCAAGGGCACGGGCAATACAGACGCGCTGGCGCTGGCCGCCGGAAAACTCATGCGGATAGCGATCGGCATGGGCAGATGTCAGCCCGACGCGCTCCAGAAGTTCGTCCACCCTCCGGCGAACCTCTTTCGATCCGGAGATGATGCCGTGGGTGTTGATCGGCTCCGCAATCGAGAATCCCACAGTCTTGCGCGGATCGAGCGAGGCGAAGGGGTCCTGGAAAATATACTGTACGTCGCGCCGCAGACGAAAGCGTTCGAACTGCGACATGGCGGCGAAGCTCTTGCCGTTGAAGGTGATTTCGCCGGAGCGCGCCTTTTGCAGTTGCTGGATGGTGCGTCCGATCGTCGACTTGCCGGAGCCGGATTCGCCCACGAGGGCCAGGGTTTCCCCGGGATGAATATCGAAAGCGACCTTCTGGACGGCACTGCAGCGGTGCGTGACCTTGCCAAATATATTCTTCTTGATATCGAAGCGCACGAAGAGATCGCGCACGGACAAGAGCGGCTGCTGGTCGTAGCGGGCAGTATTCTGGACCCGTTCCTCACCGACGATTTTCGGCTCGCCGCCGTCGAGCACGGTCAGCGGCATGCGTTTCGGAAAATCCTGACCGGTCATGCTGCCAAGCTTCGGCACTGCGGCGAGAAGTGCCTTCGTATAGGGGTGTTTGGGATTGGCGAATATCTCGCGAACCGGGCCTTCCTCGACCTTCTTGCCCTTCCACATGACCACGACGTCATCTGCCATTTCGGCCACCACACCCATGTCATGGGTAATGAAGATCATGCCCATGCCGAGATCCTTTTGCAGGTCCCGCATGATGTTGAGGATCTGTGCCTGGATCGTCACATCGAGCGCAGTCGTCGGCTCGTCGGCGATCAGCAGTTTCGGGCGGCAGGCCAGCGCCATGGCGATCATGACGCGCTGGCGCATGCCGCCGGAAAGCTGGTGCGGATAGCGGTTCAAGAGGGCCGCCGCATCCGGCAGGCGCACCATTTCCAGCAGGCGCCGTGCCTCGGCCATGGCGGCGGACTTGCCGATCTTCTCATGAAGAAGAAGGACTTCGCAGATCTGGTCGCCGATGGTGAAAACGGGATTAAGGGAGGTCATCGGCTCCTGGAAGATCATGGCGATCTCCTTGCCGCGAACGGAGCGCATATCGTTCTGCGAGAGCTTCAGCAGGTCCTTGCCATTGAAGAGGATGCTACCGGTCTCGAAGCGCGCGCCCATCATATCGGCAAGACGCATGACCGAAAGCGAGGTTACGGATTTGCCGGAGCCGGATTCGCCAACAACTGCGAGCGTTCGCCCCGGCTCGACCGAAAAGGAAAGTCCTTCGACGACGCGATTTTCGCCGAACCGCACGGTCAGATCCGCTACAGACAGAAGCGGTTTGTGGTCGCCTGCAGCAGTCATGATGCGCTTACCTCGGTATTGGGCAGGTCGTTCATGGCATCGGAGGCGATTGCCGTGTCACATTTCGCGTCGATGATGCAGATGCGCTCGCCGAGATCGCCGCCATGGCCGGATACTAGCATGCTCATGCGGACACCCGTTGCGGCCCGGCAGGGGCTAGCGATGTTTTTCTACAAAACAGGCGTCTTATGAACATCTTTATCCGCGTTCCCATTATATTTGTTAGGGCATGAGATAGCATCAAACAACAATCTGGTCTATATTGTTCAACAATTTTCGTGTTGCCAATCAAAAATTGGGACAAACCTGCATAAAATCGTCCTATCGTCTAATTGACCGCACCGTTAGGGCGGTGCGACTGCCGCAGGCAAGCAAGAACATCGCTCGCTTCCAGCAAATGCCTGATATGGGCAGATATCGAAGACGATTGAGTGCAGGCACCGGGAGGGCAAATGAAGCAGACAAATCTTGCGAGCATCGAGCCCACATCAGTCGCTGAGGCGGGGCAGACGCTGGCGGAACTGACGGCTGCTCGCATCCGCGAGCGCGTGATCAGCGGTATGCTATCGCCAGGTTGCCACCTGTCCGAAGCGGCTCTTTGCGAGGAGCTGCAGGTCTCTCGCAACACGCTGCGCGAAGTTTTCCGGCTGCTGACGAAAGAGGGCGTGCTGCGTCACGAAGCCAATCGCGGCGTCTTCGTGTCCACACCGAGCATTTCGACGATCATGGATATCTTCCATATTCGCCGCCTGATCGAGTGTTCGGCGCTTGCCAATGCGCATCACCGCCATCCGAGCGTCGACAAGATGCGGGCTGCCATCGAGGCTGCCGTGCAGCATCGCGACCGTGGCGAATGGCTGGAGGTCGGCAGCGCCGATATCGCCTTTCATGCCGCGATCGTCGAGCTTGCCGATAGTCCGCGGCTTTCGGCCTTCTATGCGCAGATCTCGCTTGAGCTGCGTCTCGTCTTCGGACTGATCCGCGATCCCGAATATCTGCACGCACCCTATGTCGGCCAGAACGCGACTATTCTTGCGCATCTGGAGGAGGGGGCGCCGGCAAGTGCTGCCGACGCGCTAGAGAAATATCTGTTCCAGGCCGAACGCTTCATTCTGGCAGCCTATTCGAGAGCAATGCCGGGCTGAGTCCGGTTGCCGCCATTGATGTGATGAATGATGTGGACAATCCCTGCTGGATGGGTTCAAGCTTGATGTATCCGTTTGCGTCCCGATCCGCTTTGATCGAAGGATATGCAGCACCCCGGACGTAGGCGTGAGGTCCATCGGACAGTAGAATTCGCTTTTGCTGCAATCGATCAGGGCGTCCCGCCGATCAACCGGAAAACTCGTTTCGACAACCGGTTAAGACGGATGATGGGGCTATGGACGCGCAATCCCCGACCACCTCCAGCAGGGCCACCGCCATTCAGCAGGTATGGGCTTCGCCGCTGTATCGCGGCGCGACGCTTGCGCTGTTTCTCTCCGGGCTTGCGACATCCGCCTCGCTGCCGCAGATCGTTCTTTTCCTCGTCAAGGAACTTGGGGCGTCCTTGCCAGTGGCGGGGCTCTATTATCTGAGCGGCCTCACCGCACCAATTGCCGGCTATCTCGTTGGCAGCTATTCCGACAGAACTGGAAGGCGTCTTGGTCTTTTCCGGCTTTGTGCCGTTGCCGGCGCCGTTGGTTGGGCGGGGATCGCCCTTTCGACGAAACCATGGATGCCGTTCGTGATCGGCACCGTCCTTCTGGGTTTTTCCGGATCTGCCACCTCGCAGCTCTTCACCGCCATCCATGACGATCTCAAAGTTAGGGGTGCCAGCGCGAATGACAGCGTCGTGGCCATCATCCGCATGGCTTTGACCGCGGGCTGGGTCATCGGGCCGTTTCTGGGCGCCTGGTTTGCTGTCGAAATCGGGCTTCGCGCCATGCTGTGGGGAACGGCGATCTGTTTCTTCGCGCAGATCATTCCGCTCGGAGCGCAACAAGCGCTTGTTGGTCCTGGGCAGCGAGCCGACAAGAAGACCGATGCCGTTGGTCGCGTCGGCTGGTCCGATATGCTGCCGCTGCTGGCCTTCACCGGTCTCTACGTCCTCGTCTATGCCGGCGAGCCGATCAAGTACGGATTCCTGCTGCCCTATATGCAGGACCAGCTTAAGCTTGATCCCTCCATTCAGGGCTCGGTGATCGGAACGCAGCCATTCATCGAACTCATCCTCATGCCCTTCAGCGTCGTGCTGGCGCGACGGATCGGCATCTTATGGATGATGTGTGTCGCCGCGATCTGCGGCGTCATGGCCAACCTCTGTTTTGCGGCCTGGCCGACGGCCATGGGCATGTTTGCCGGCCAGATCCTGATGGGCGGAGTCTGGGGCCTCTACATGGTCCTCGGACTGATCGTTGCTCAAAGATTGCTCCCGAATGCAGTCGCGACGGCTTCGGCGATCTTCATGAGCTCCTCGGCGCTCGCCAGCGCTCTTGGCGGCGGTGTAGGAGGTGTCGGCGTTGCCTATCTCGGGCTTCCGCATGTTTTCTATCTTCCGGCCGCATTCTCTCTGGTCGCGGCGATCGGCCTGGCGGCCATGGCCCGTTCGGGCGCCATCAGATAGGGATTTCATGCCATAGGACAGGCATTATTTCATTCCGACAAGCTCCAGCGAGCGTCAAATCTGCTGCAAGCCCTTCACCCTGATTTCGAGTGATTTGCCAGATCCCGGATCCAGCAATGGCCCGGCATCTTCGCCTTCGGTTTCACAGATGCCGCCACATCGCCGTAACTGGCCGGGCGTTCACTTGCTGAAAATATGATTGACTGCAGATCATCGATTAACTAAATGATCAGGTCATCCGATGACTTGATGAAATCCAATGATGCGCGCTCTGACCAAAACGACGCTTGCGGATACGGCCGTGGAGGCAATTCGCAGCGAGATCACCGGCCGTCGCTGGCTCGTTGGCGAAAAGCTGCCCAACGAGGCCTCTCTCTCGTCCATGTTGTCCATCAGCCGCGGCACGGTTCGTGAGGCGGTGAGGGTCCTGGTATCCCAGGGTTATCTCGAGACACGGCAAGGGTCCGGGACCTATGTCCGGTCGAACACAGATGTCGGTCGGCCGCTGGACATGGTGCGCCGCGCAGGGTTGAGGGATCAGTTCGAGGCCCGGCTTGCGCTCGAGGTCGAGGCCGCAAGGCTCGCAGCGCTGCGTCACTCACCTGAAGCCGTTTCGCAATTGCGCGCCTTGCTGGTTGCTCGCGGCAACTATGCCGGCGGCGACAAGGCGGCGTTCATCGAGCGCGACCTTGCCTTCCACAAGGCTGTCGTCACGGCTTCGCAGAACAGGGCCATGATCGAAATCTACGAGTTCTTCTCCCTCTCGATCGCCGAGACAATCGAGGCGACGCTGGGTGAAGACATTCCCGAGCCGGATATGCAGGCGCATATCGCCATCGTCGATGCCATCGAAACCGGCAATCCCGAAGCGGCCGATAAAGCTGTGCGCCGCTTCATGGCTCCCATCGTCGCTACTCTTGATCGGTTGCTTATGTCATGACCGTGTCCCCGCAAAATCTCGCCTCCGTCGAATTGATCGATGCCGAGGCCGATGAAGTTCCTGCACCGCTCCTGCATGGAGGCAAGTCGCCGATCGGCAGGTTTCTGCTGGGTGCGAGCCTTGTGCTCATCGCCTTCAATCTGCGGCCGGTTTTCTCGAGCGCATCGGCGCTCTTGCCGGAGATACGGACCGGACTTGGCCTCTCCGCCTTCGGCACCAGTATTCTTACGACCTTGCCCGTCATTTGCATGGGACTGTTTTCACCGCTTGCACCAAGGCTGGCGCAGCGCGTGGGGACCGAGCGCGTCCTGCTCGGTGTCATTCTCCTGCTCGCGCTGGGCACGGCGCTGCGAGGCTTTTCTTCGATTTCACTGCTGTTCTTGGGCACCGCATTGGCCGGCGCCTGCATTGCTATCGGCAATGTCCTGTTGCCGGGCGTGGTCAAGCGCGATTTTCCCGACAAGGCGGCACTCATGACGGGTTGCTATACGATGGCGCTATGCGCGGGGGCTGCAAGCGCGGCTGGCTTCACGCTTCCCGTCGAACACGCTCTCGGCGGATCGCTCGGCGGCGCGCTGGCCGTGTGGGCCTTGCCTGCTTTTGCCGTCGGGCTTCTCTGGCTGCCGCAGGTAATCGGTGCGCGCAGCCAGGCGCGGCGCACCGGCTTTCGTGTTACTGGTTTGTGGAGTGACCGCATCGCCTGGCAGGTAACGCTTTTCATGGGGCTGCAATCGGCGCTTGCCTATTGCGTCTTCGGCTGGCTGGTGCCCATTCTGCGTGAACGTGGTCTCGACGGTGTGACGGCTGGCGTCATCGTATCTGCCTCGGTCATGGTACAGGCGGCCGCCTGCTTGGTGGCGCCTCATATCGCCGTCAAGGGTCGGGATCAGCGCGCGATCAATGTCATCCTCTGCATAATTGCCGTCGTTGCCTTGCTGGGTCTGCTCTTTGCTCCGCTCTGGACGGTCTGGTTCTGGGCCGTGCTCCAGGGCATCGGACAGGGCGGATTGATTGCGGTGGCGCTGACCGTCATCGTATTGCGTTCGCCCGATGCGCATGTTGCCGCGCATCTCTCCGGCATGGCGCAATTCGTGGGTTACCTGCTTGCCGCGATCGGCCCGCTCGTCGTCGGCATGATCCACGGTTGGACTGGAAGCTTTGCCTGGAGCTCCGTCCTATTCCTGCTGCTCGGTCTCGGTGCTGCGATCAACGGCTGGTTTGCCGGCCGTGCGATCACTGTCAACGCCAGAACAATTGAGACCGCCTGATGGATGCGATGTCGGCCGCATCCGGGCCGGCAAGCGAAATCCTGAGGCGCCGGCTCGGGTCATATGCTGACATGCAGGCGGATCGCATGATTATGACGTGTGACGAAACGATCCGGATTAACCGGCTTTCCGTTGGCGCCGTGGTGGTTCGATCGCCGGAGGAATGTCGGCTACGTTTTTCGTATGGCCCAGGAGAGCCTTCTTTGCCAAGGTCGATCTTGCGGCCGCATAGGAGGCAGAGACCATTGGATAATCCGCGGGCAAGCCCCATTTTCTTCGATAGTCTTCGGGCGTCAGACCATATTTACTGTTCAGGTGGCGCTTGAGCGACTTGTATTTTCCACCATCTTCGAGGCAGATCAGATAGTCGTCGGTGATGGATTTCTTGATCGGCACGGCCGGCTTCAACAGCTTTTCCACCGTCGTCGTTGATGAGGCGGCCTGCTGAGAGCCTGTCAGTGCAGAATAAGTCTCCGTGATGAGCCTGGCTAAGTCTTCCGGCGTTGTCGCATTGCGAAGTACGTAGGCAGAGACAATCTTGCTCGTGAGCTCAATATACCTTTCATGGCTGGCAGTATTTTCCCTTTTCATTTTCGGCCTCACGCAATGTTTTTTATTTATGTATCCAATGTTGTTTTTGCTTTCAATAAAAATTGACGTGACTT
Proteins encoded in this region:
- a CDS encoding MucR family transcriptional regulator, whose translation is MKRENTASHERYIELTSKIVSAYVLRNATTPEDLARLITETYSALTGSQQAASSTTTVEKLLKPAVPIKKSITDDYLICLEDGGKYKSLKRHLNSKYGLTPEDYRRKWGLPADYPMVSASYAAARSTLAKKALLGHTKNVADIPPAIEPPRRQRKAG
- a CDS encoding FadR/GntR family transcriptional regulator, with the protein product MRALTKTTLADTAVEAIRSEITGRRWLVGEKLPNEASLSSMLSISRGTVREAVRVLVSQGYLETRQGSGTYVRSNTDVGRPLDMVRRAGLRDQFEARLALEVEAARLAALRHSPEAVSQLRALLVARGNYAGGDKAAFIERDLAFHKAVVTASQNRAMIEIYEFFSLSIAETIEATLGEDIPEPDMQAHIAIVDAIETGNPEAADKAVRRFMAPIVATLDRLLMS
- a CDS encoding CynX/NimT family MFS transporter, which produces MTVSPQNLASVELIDAEADEVPAPLLHGGKSPIGRFLLGASLVLIAFNLRPVFSSASALLPEIRTGLGLSAFGTSILTTLPVICMGLFSPLAPRLAQRVGTERVLLGVILLLALGTALRGFSSISLLFLGTALAGACIAIGNVLLPGVVKRDFPDKAALMTGCYTMALCAGAASAAGFTLPVEHALGGSLGGALAVWALPAFAVGLLWLPQVIGARSQARRTGFRVTGLWSDRIAWQVTLFMGLQSALAYCVFGWLVPILRERGLDGVTAGVIVSASVMVQAAACLVAPHIAVKGRDQRAINVILCIIAVVALLGLLFAPLWTVWFWAVLQGIGQGGLIAVALTVIVLRSPDAHVAAHLSGMAQFVGYLLAAIGPLVVGMIHGWTGSFAWSSVLFLLLGLGAAINGWFAGRAITVNARTIETA